A genomic region of Cydia splendana chromosome 17, ilCydSple1.2, whole genome shotgun sequence contains the following coding sequences:
- the LOC134798913 gene encoding OTU domain-containing protein 7B-like — MVMEADPIAEKHTDERVLPPLKPRAGGDVNVIPERSVSSLDLMSYSTPSNLVLTPAPECRKLSRGISRATDNEGLVWALRSNTEPDLQTLSSEHILLLPDISIYPPEFRTFIEKDLLETATLHTLESSCILNWWRQGRVPGAPRLLPLATSGDGNCLPHAASLAAYGFHDRLLALRTKVQALLCGEGGDALTNAIKRRWRWSESLSLRSAGLTPSEAEWEREWQDAVRAASAQPRPKPAPSAAPHYDGLEQLHVFALAHVMRRPVIVFADVALRDFRGDPVAPIPFGGIYLPLELEPAVCSKAPILLAYDAGHFSALVPCEPLPTDGARVPLEDSTGTAMPIRFNVDPGEDFRWDTEPDQKTINNLLPDEYQRSAMMAAYLDLERVECLSQNPPPEELRRSLDALSTKSSKQLNSVAKQFGSIGRSMSSKLKKNFGSMAKLTGKSQSNPEEGLMRRQSTCEVLCCRVLAARAPVQEEMVKNYLNETWISFTAEKNRRAQPQSPPPSSAPRYGTGRSQFYADAGAPSHERAGALSHKSSKPAPDRTLYLSKSTFYDDRPPEPKPCKAQLCMYYGSPENNDYCSRCSRLQYD, encoded by the exons ATGGTGATGGAAGCCGATCCAATTGCTGAAAAACACACGGACG AACGCGTCCTACCGCCGCTGAAACCACGCGCGGGCGGCGACGTCAACGTCATCCCGGAGCGTTCAGTCAGCTCGCTGGACCTCATGTCATACTCCACGCCTTCCAACCTAGTCCTCACACCTGCTCCGGAAT GCCGAAAGCTGTCCCGCGGCATATCCCGAGCGACAGACAATGAGGGTCTGGTGTGGGCGCTACGCAGTAACACAGAGCCTGACCTGCAGACCCTGAGCTCCGAACACATATTGCTGCTGCCAGATATATCTATATATCCACCGGAGTTCAG AACATTCATCGAAAAGGATCTCCTCGAGACAGCCACATTACATACATTAGAGTCTTCCTGTATCCTCAACTGGTGGCGGCAAGGGCGCGTACCCGGCGCCCCTAGACTTCTACCATTAGCTACTTCCGGAGATGGGAACTGTTTGCCTCATGCGGCGTCATTAGCTGCTTATGGATTCCATGACAGACTGCTTGCGTTGAGAACGAAGGTCCAAGCGTTGCTGTGCGGAGAAGGCGGAGATGCTCTCACAA ATGCCATAAAACGGCGCTGGCGCTGGTCGGAAAGCCTCTCCCTCCGCAGCGCGGGCCTCACCCCCTCCGAGGCGGAGTGGGAGCGCGAGTGGCAGGACGCCGTGCGCGCCGCCTCCGCGCAACCACGCCCCAAGCCCGCTCCCAGTGCGGCCCCACATTATGATGGCTTGGAACAACTTCATGTGTTTGCTTTGGCACATGTTATGAGAAGACCTGTTATAGTTTTTGCTGATGTCGCTTTAAGG GATTTCCGTGGCGACCCAGTAGCCCCCATCCCATTCGGTGGCATCTACCTCCCGCTCGAGCTAGAACCGGCCGTCTGCAGCAAAGCACCCATATTGCTGGCTTACGACGCCGGCCATTTTTCGGCGTTGGTTCCTTGCGAGCCATTACCCACTGACGGGGCCAGAGTGCCACTTGAAGACAGCACGGGGACCGCGATGCCTATCAG GTTCAATGTCGATCCCGGCGAAGATTTCCGCTGGGACACCGAACCGGACCAGAAAACCATAAACAACCTCCTCCCCGACGAATACCAGCGTTCAGCCATGATGGCTGCCTACCTCGACCTAGAGCGCGTCGAATGCCTCTCCCAAAACCCTCCGCCAGAAGAACTTAGAAGATCTTTAGACGCACTATCAACCAAGAGCTCAAAACAGTTGAATTCCGTGGCTAAACAATTTGGGAGTATAGGACGGTCTATGAGTAGTAAATTGAAGAAGAATTTCGGTTCGATGGCGAAATTAACGGGGAAAAGTCAGAGTAATCCAGAGGAGGGGTTGATGAGGAGACAGAGTACGTGTGAGGTGTTGTGCTGTAGGGTGCTGGCGGCCAGGGCACCTGTTCAAGAGGAAATGGTGAAGAATTACCTTAATGAGACGTGGATTAG CTTCACGGCGGAGAAGAACCGTCGCGCCCAACCCCAGTCGCCCCCGCCCTCGTCGGCGCCGCGCTACGGCACGGGGCGCTCGCAGTTCTACGCCGACGCGGGCGCGCCGAGCCACGAGCGCGCCGGCGCGCTGTCCCACAAGTCCTCCAAGCCCGCGCCCGACCGGACGCTCTACCTCTCCAAGTCCACCTTCTACGACGACCGCCCGCCCGAGCCGAAGCCCTGCAAGGCCCAGCTGTGTATGTATTACGGGAGTCCCGAGAATAATGATTACTGTTCGAGGTGCTCGAGACTTCAGTACGATTAA